In the genome of Terribacillus sp. FSL K6-0262, one region contains:
- a CDS encoding rhodanese-like domain-containing protein, giving the protein MRNIQPEELDELIENGTSAYKVIDVREEEEVEQGMIPGAIHIPLQQIPEKLPELPADETYVLVCRGGHRSMNAAAFMENQGYDVINMDGGMLEWKGELVFK; this is encoded by the coding sequence ATGCGTAATATACAACCGGAAGAACTTGATGAACTTATTGAAAACGGGACTTCTGCCTATAAAGTGATCGATGTGCGGGAAGAGGAAGAAGTGGAACAAGGCATGATTCCAGGTGCCATTCATATTCCGCTGCAGCAGATTCCTGAAAAGCTGCCTGAATTGCCTGCGGACGAGACATATGTACTTGTCTGCCGCGGCGGTCACCGCAGCATGAATGCGGCTGCATTCATGGAGAATCAAGGATATGATGTGATCAATATGGACGGCGGTATGCTGGAATGGAAAGGCGAACTGGTTTTCAAGTAA